The Chrysiogenia bacterium region ACGATGCTTCCGAACCGTTCTTCACGGGAGCGATGGAAGGCCGCCTGATGATCATGCGCTGCACGGCGTGCGGAGTCGCGCGCATCCCGTCGCGCTCGCATTGCGACAACTGCCTCTCATCCGATTTCGAATGGGAAGAGGCAAGCGGACGCGGGACGGTACACACGTTCGGCGTGATGCATCAGAAGTACCATCCTGGCTTCTTCGATGAATTGCCGTACAACCTCGCGGTCATCGAACTGGAAGAAGGCCCGCGCCTTTCGACCAACCTGGTCGGAATCGAGAACAGCGCGATCCGGGTCGGGATGCCGGTGGTGGTGGATTTCGAACGTTATGACGATGTAGCGCTACCGAAGTTCAGACCTGCCTGAGGCGCATTCACGTTTTACGGTGTTTATGGCATGCGAATGTCACTTACACTTAACAGGCGCTTATGCAGACGGCGAGCGGCGGGGAGGCGCGGGTGGAAGAGACGCCAATCGTGAGCATGGTCCTGTGGACGACGGACATCCCGGCCCTCGCCGGGTTCCTCTCGGACGTGGCGGGGCTTTCGCTCATCGAGGAGTATCCCGGCTACGCCCGCCTGCAGGCCTGGAACGCAGAGATCGAACTGCACGGAGACGACGACGCGGACCGGCGTCACCCCTGGTACCAGGCGCTGAGCCGCGACGGCGCCGCCCGCGGGATCGGCGCGGAGATTCGCATCCAGGTGGAAGACCTGGACGCCGCGTTCGCGACGGCCCTCCGGCGAGGCGCGCTCTCAATTCGCCCCCCCACATCAGCCGGAGACATGGACCTGGCCACAGTGATGGGCCCGGATGGCTATTTCTTCACGCTGTGGCGCTAGCCCTCGCATGATTCCCTGCATGCAATGGCCCCAGTCGCGCCGACCGGTAGAGTGACCGCGATGCGCGGGCTGATC contains the following coding sequences:
- a CDS encoding Zn-ribbon domain-containing OB-fold protein; translation: MTEAAAPQKPLPLPDDASEPFFTGAMEGRLMIMRCTACGVARIPSRSHCDNCLSSDFEWEEASGRGTVHTFGVMHQKYHPGFFDELPYNLAVIELEEGPRLSTNLVGIENSAIRVGMPVVVDFERYDDVALPKFRPA